acacacacacactcactcctactcacactctcacactcacacacacactcacctcactccacacacacactctactcactctcacacacacacaccactcactcacaataATAACTCACTCACAATATTacgactcacacacactcactcctcactctcacacacaatacacctcactcaccacacacacacactcactcctcacactcacacacactcactcactctcacacacacactcctcactctcacacacacacactcactcactctcacacacacacactcacccactcacacactcaccacacacacactcgactcccacacacacacacacacctcctcctcctttctcacacacacacactcacctctcctctcaatacaatacaataccacacactcactctcacactcgcctcacacacacacctcactctcactacaccacactcctcactctctcacacacacacacacactcactcactcacacacacactctcacacacactgcactcactcacacacacacactcactcactcactcactcacacacaataagaCACTCATCCACCtatcacacaatacacacactcataatcatCAATACCACACAAGTACATGCctcctccatctcacacacctgttgctctcacacacacacactcatccacacatcacacacagcacacctgcactcctcacatctcacacacacacactcctcctcctgcaCAATAACACAAGACTCACTCACTGCACAATAATACTCACCTCCTCTGCCACCACtctccacacaccacacactcactcaacacaaTACCACATCGTCACTCCTCCTgccaccacctcacacacacacacacttcacctctCCCACAATGGCACACTCACTACAATACTCACTCACgcgactcacacacacacacactcacttcactctcacacaccgccacacacacactcactccactgcctgcacacacacaacactcactcctcctctcacacacactcccactcactctcacacacacacactcctcctctctccacacacactcactctcacacacaatacacaatactcacacacacacactcacttacctcgccacacacacacactcactcactctcacacacacacatatctctcacacacacacactcattacacacaatacaatacactcactcttcacacacacacactcctcctcacactctcacacactctcgacacacaatcactcacccactcacacacacactcactcactctcacacactcactcactcactctcacacacacacacacacactcactcactctcacacacacacacacacacacacacacactctcacactcacacacactcactcactcactctcacactcacacacactcactcactcactcactctcacacacacactcactcactctcacacacacacacactcactcactcactctcacacacacacactcactcactctcacacacacactcactcacacacacgcactctcacacacacactcactcactctcacacacacacactcactcactctcacacacacacactcactctcacacacacacacacactcactctcacacacacactcactcactctctcacacacacactcactcactcactctcacacacacacacacacacactcactcactctcacacactcactcactcactctcacacacacacacacactcacacacacacacactcactcacacacacactcactcactctctcacacacacactcactcactcactcactctcacacacacacacacacacactcactcactctcacacactcactcactcactctcacacacacacgcactctcacacacacacacacacactcactcactctcacacacacactcactctcacacacacacacacactcacacacacacacacacactcactcacacacacactcactcactcacacacacacacactcactcactcactctcacacacacacactcactcactctcacacacactcactctcacacacactcactctcacacacacactcactcactctcacacacacacactcactcacacacacacacactcactctctcacacacacacactcactcacacacacacacactcactctcacacacacacactcactctctcacacacacacacacactcactctcacacacacacacacactcactcactcactctcacacacacgcactcactcactctcacacacacacactcactcactctcacacacacacactcactctcacacacacacacacacactcactctcacacacacacacacactcactcactctcacacacacacactctcacacacacacactcacgcactctctcacacacacactcactcactcactctcacacactctcacacacacacacactcacgcactcacacacacacacacactcactctcacacacactcactcactcactctcacacacacgcactcactcactctcacacacacacactcactctctcacacacacacactcactctcacacacacgcactcactcactctcacacacacgcacacactcactcacacacacacacacactcactcactctcacacactcactcactctcacacacacacactcactctcacacacacacactcactcactctctcacacacacacactcactctcacacacacactcactctcacacacacacacacgcactcactcactctcacacacgcactcactcactctcacacacacgcacacactcactcactcactctcacacacacacactcactctcacacacacacactcactcacacacacacacacactcactctctcacacacacacactcactcacacacacacacacacactcactctctcacacacacacactcactcacacacacacacactcactctctcacacactcactcactcactctcacacacacacacacactcactcactcacacacacacacacactcacacacacactcactctctcacacactcactcactcactctcacacacacacacacactcactcactcacacacacacacacactcactctctcacacacacactcactctctcacacatacacacacacacacactcactcacacacacacacacacacactcactctctcacacacacactcactcacacacacacacacacacacactcactcactcacacacacacacacactcactctctcacacacacactcactcactcacacacacacacacacactcactcacacacacacacacactcactcactcacacacacacacacactcactctctcacacacacactcactcactcacacacacacacacacactcactcactctctcacacactcactcactcacacacacatcttttcaGTTTGTTATTACTACTGGAAGGCAGTAATTAacagggggtggagtcagagcaGGAGTGAACCAATCAGGAGCTGTCTCAGTGGAGCTGCAACCTCCTGTATGTTATTACAGCTCTATTACAcctgtataaatatattaatttataaatgtttgaCACACTGCTGTTAAAGTCTGGGTGTGAGGAGGGCTGTGTCtgtttacacttacacacatcatttcATATCAGcctatagagcagtgtgtgtatagattgtgtgtgtgtgtgtgtgtgtgtgtgtgaggattttaAAGGTCCCCTGATGGCTGATTACGTGTTTGATTGGGAGCGAGTGTTACAGGCTCAGGGTGATACTGGTGTCTTTCTGcaatacacacacgctcgcctgtgcaggtacacacacacacacacgcagtgtCCAGACTGCACAACACACTGTTGGAGAGTtcgtttgtgtggtgtgtgtgatgtgtgtgtgtgttgtgtgcagtCTGTTGAGGACACACGGAGACgagactctcacacacttggACGCGTCTCATCTTCAGGACCAGAGGAGTGTCTCCGTCCTGCAGCACTTACTGAGGTAGGGTTCTAGATCACTTCTAAATCATCTCACTGGAACACTCCAGAACCCTGTAGATGAAAGTGACCCTCTCTCTGGTCCAGtctagtgtgtgttaatgcactACATACTGCTCCAGTGTAGGGAGCAAGGGAGCAGAGTgagatttgggacacagcccaggtgtgtgtgtgtgtgtgtggggaagtGCTCTAACTCTCACCTGGGTTTCTCTGATCAGATACGATGAGGTTCTGCTTCAGTCTGCGCTCGAGCTGCAGCCACGCTACCTTGTCAGCTACCTGCTCATGCTGTGGTATgacccgaacacacacacacacacacacacacacttaaaagcATGTGAtggtttctgtaactctgtctgtgtgtgttcagtcaccTGGTGTCCTCGGCACATAGACATCTCCCGGTGAAAGGAAGTGCTACAGACGTGGCTCAGGTAATAACTGatcaaatctcacacacacacacacacacacacactgacttgtGATTGGACAAAAATGTGACACAgtaactttctttctctctgattGCCAGGCCAGGCTCCGCCTCTTCTCAGGCACATGCTCAGTGCTGGCCAGTGGGATGAAGATTCTGGGTGTGTGTCCGGTGGAGAAAATGTGAAACACGATGTGTAGaagaatttattttgtaaactGTGTgacaataaaatgattaaaaaaaataaacacagagagagaagaggatggATTTGTTCCTGACACCATGATTTATTTCACATgactaattatttaattatttattgccAAAATCTTCCTTCAAAACACTGTTACAGTGATGAGAACTGATAAAATATTCAACAAGTctaacagtctgtgtgtgtgtgtgtgtgtgtgtgtttaacagagATGTGTATAGCATTGGAACACTggaaaatatgtaaatgagatATTCCTTATATGGTCATAtgtagatgagtgtgtaaaAGTACGTGTCTGATTCCTACATCAAACTTCAAGAAAAATCAAGACTAGAGTGCAGAACTCCAGCCCACTGCTActatcccacaatgcactgcagttGTGTGTCCAACACTGTAGTTTAGGGGACAGGGAACAGCTCTAGTGCACTAGGCTGTAGGGTCacgtgaataaaaataaaaaaatgaaagatgttttgtttgaaccccaataaacaaataaacacattttcacaGGTCCTGGTTAGATCCAGTTTCCTGCTGGCCCCACCCCCTTTCCCCCTGTCCAGGCCAGGCTCCACCCCCACCAGGACATGGAGACATGATAGAATTAAGTAGAGTTTAAAATAAGACAGATGCTTGGAGAGTCACGCACACACGCCTCCATCCTCACACGGAGATTAGCTTCTCTTTGCTAGCGTTGTTAGCACTGCTAGCTTTGCTTAGCGTGCTGGTGTCCTGTTTGGGTAAACCGTACAGGTAAATGGAGACACAGACCAGCAGAGCGCCGCTGGAGAACGTCAAGGctggaggaaaaataaataacaggaaGGTCACTATAAACATCTCaacatttactgtaacactatCACTGACTaataactttctttttttctgtatttctctaAAACACCCTctcaaccaatcagagcacGGGGCGTGGCCACTCACTGATCTGCAGGCCGAACAGCGTGACGGAGGCGATGGTGGAGAGGACGATGGCCGCCGCCGCAGAGAAACCCTTCATGATGTTATCTGTATATTTCACCACCACAGACGTGTAGAGACCACCGACACTGGctaaaactacacacacacacatgcacacacacacagatacacacatacacacatacacatgcacacagacacacgcacacagacacacacacacagatacacacacacacacacacatgcacacacacacagatacacacacacacacatacacatgcacacagacacagacacacacacacagatacacacacacacacacacatacacacatacacagacatacgcacacagacacacacacacacacgcacacagacacacacagatacacacacacacatgcacacagacacagacacacacacagacacacgcacacagacacacacagatacacacacacacacatacacacagacacacgcacacagacacacacagatacacacacacacacacacacacatacacacagacacacgcacacatacacacgcacacatacacacagacacagacacacacacacacagacacgcacacacacacacacgcacacacagacacacgcacacacagacacagacacacgcacacatacacacgcacacatgcacacagacacacacacagacacacacacacgcgcacacatgcacacacacacacacacacacacacgcacacatgcacacagacacacacacacacagacacacgcacacacagacacacgcacacacagacacacgcacatacacacgcacacatgcacacagacacacacacagacacacgcacacatgcgcacacacacacacgcacacacacacacatgcacacacacacagacacacacacacacagacacacacacacacgcacacatgcgcacacacacacgcacacacacacacatgcacacacacacagacacacacacacacacacagacacgcacacacacacacacagacacacacacgcacagacacacacacagacacagagacacagacacacacacagacacacacacacacacagacacacacacacacgcacacagacacacacacagacacacacacacacacagacacacacacacacagacacacgcacacacagacacacgcacacacagacacacgcacacatgcacacagacacagacacacacacagacacacacacacgcacacatgcacacacacacacacacacacgcacacatgcacacagacacacacacacacagacacacgcacacacagacacacgcacacatacacacgcacacatgcacacagacacacacacagacacacacacacacgcacacatgcgcacacacacacacgcacacacacacacatgcacacacacacagacacacacacacacagacacgcacacacagacacagacacacacagacacgcgcacacacacacacacacacagacacacacacagacacgcacacacagacacacacagacacgcacacacacacacacagacacagacacacacacgcacagacacacacacagacacagagacacagacacacacacagacacacacacgcacacatgcacacagacacagacacacacacagacacacgcacacacacacagacacacagacacagacacacacacacacccctcatcaGCTCATACAGCAGtataaacacagagctacaggatgATCTGTTTATTTTCAGGCTGTTTTTCCAGTTTCCTCATCTACTCTCTCCTAATGATTTTAAAGTGTTTACTTTAGCAGGATTTTACTGGAACTAAACTGTCACAggatgaactgtgtgtgtgtgtgtgtgtatatgtgtgtgtgtgtatgtgtgtgtgtgtgtgtgtgtatatgtgtgtgtgtgtatgtgtgtgtgtgtgtgtatgtgtgtatgtgtatgtgtgtatgtgtgtgtgtatgtgtgtatgtgtatgtgtgtgtgtatatgtgtatgtgtgtgtgtgtatgtgtgtatgtgtgtgtgtgtatgtgtgtatgtgtgtatgtgtgtgtatgtgtgtgtgtgtgtgtgtgactcacagATGACGACGCAGACCCACGCTGTGTATCCGAAGAAGAAGCCTTTCTCCATTACCTGCGCTCCGTCTGTCATGAACACACCCAGTAATGTGATGACGATCCCCGACAGATACATCTGAATGTTCCTCACCCACAGAGACGTCTCTGAGCTCTTCAACACCTTCTCAAAgtacacacctgacacacacacacacagaggtgttgTACGCCCTGAGCTGTGATGAAGCCAGTGTGATtaaagttttattaataaagCTCTTCATGATAGAGTTAAAGAGTTAAACCTGCAAATCCAGAACAGAGGACAGCGATGGCGATGGCCATAAAGCCCACGATGGGGTTCTGCTCCACCTGAGAACATTCACATCATGTCACTGAGACGGTCATCTTCTCTACACAACTCTTCAGCATTATGGCCTGAAGATCAAGATCAGTTATCATCTCAACACACCACCACCTGCTACGTTCACTTCACTAGCCTTTATTGGTCACatctacattactgcacagtgaagtcCTTTCTTCACAGATCACATGCATGGAGGCTTGGGGTCAGTgcagggtcagagcacagggtcagagtGCTGAACCACTTCAGCTATCACTGCCCCTAACTCCAGAGCAAAatctgcattgtgtgtgtgtattcccacCTGGACCTTAGAGAGCTCAGCAGGTTTCCACTGGACCAGGATGACCCCCAGACACAGCATGAAGACGGAGATCCACTGCATGCGGCTCAGAGAGCGGTTCAGCATCAGTACAGTGCACAGAGCTGTACACGGGATCTTCAGCTGATACGTCACCTACACAAGGAGAGGGAACCGCAGAGGAACCTTCAGATAACTTTAAAGGAACAGTGAAGGAACCTTCAGATAATGTTAAAGGAACAGTGTATAAACACTATTTTGGGAAAGTTTAtatctgatagatagatagacagacagac
This DNA window, taken from Hemibagrus wyckioides isolate EC202008001 linkage group LG06, SWU_Hwy_1.0, whole genome shotgun sequence, encodes the following:
- the slc35a1 gene encoding CMP-sialic acid transporter, translating into MAESVSVVFKLYCLMVMTLVAAAYTVVLRYTRTVQSELYFSTTAVCLTEIIKLLLSLGMLTRETGGLVRCKGVVLEQVFNPVDLLKLSVPSVVYAIQNNMAFLALSNLDAAVYQVTYQLKIPCTALCTVLMLNRSLSRMQWISVFMLCLGVILVQWKPAELSKVQVEQNPIVGFMAIAIAVLCSGFAGVYFEKVLKSSETSLWVRNIQMYLSGIVITLLGVFMTDGAQVMEKGFFFGYTAWVCVVIFLASVGGLYTSVVVKYTDNIMKGFSAAAAIVLSTIASVTLFGLQITLTFSSGALLVCVSIYLYGLPKQDTSTLSKASSANNASKEKLISV